A part of Misgurnus anguillicaudatus chromosome 6, ASM2758022v2, whole genome shotgun sequence genomic DNA contains:
- the LOC129434400 gene encoding uncharacterized protein isoform X1 encodes MESVGVLSGPAGSGTNFLSLPASCPWDEDDESLGLDGIRPKTSPTPRRRSSVSSDDYQPPPSSSRRVSFADAFGLSLVSVKQFDSRAVNVQPDTLESDMNEAKQYYMVPLFALPQTGEELDLRVHEQKIELENLELLPGTTTLRGVVRVLNLSFDKMVNVRTTLNSWRSHFDLLAEYVSGSSNGEMDCFSFKLTLIPPFGEEGARVEFCLRYETSFGTFWANNNGKNYALCFYEKTKEKAQNESENRRKSCLKGTSSNFSALSAATTNNEEFPDKILNSGQDTVSESQNFNSEEHQKESKELLVEISRNRSRRNRRKAARLAKVKEHFARREEEKQGTKKTKSEVTAETNMQDYELLVKEPCSLSQQTTAGPPTCNHIPSTDEFLNHAERSGDSSVTELEQHVQEAVIQCETNPSKAQANSSLEDDQTFSIDAPVPGRQNTGLSPGKDVEKAWKDFEQDAKQRIMSSEMDEDSKRSEEKPVHKEKTSHSMPQLFSHSYAFGTIVAPFYHQVFKNMETKRSDLIQRAFKVDRTFKELEDGGLRAVTPPENDQAPMRQNTGTGPEQCVSQTQEQITSDVSIANISNVPFVQTEDLNNLPQSPEDPKMLQTSSINLDFSDDILQPDCSELRLNNENLIFSAGTDTEPESVHKIMSNALESGQISESKEQIENTQKWEVVKKEEKEMCDISMDKRVEEEIKNRMMPMESRKVEDQDQEEEKVAEEELRQNERAINNIVDELKYIDDEDEIDMDTVEIKKQQNQHLNFANKQSDFLNQHSDLVNQQSDLLNKQDSDSVNQQSDLVKQHSDSANQHSDSVNQQSNLLNHQSDSLNKHSDLVNQQSDLLNKQSDSVSQHSDLVNQLSDSVNQHSDSVNQHSDSVNQQSDSVNQHSDLMNQHSDSVNQQSDSVNQHSDLMNQHSDSGNQQSDSVNQQSALLNLQSDSVNQQSDSVNQQSDLVNQQSDSVNQHSDSVNQHSDSVNQHSDSVNQKSDSVNQHSDLMNQHSDSGYQQSDSGNQQSALLNLQSDSVNQQSDSVNQQSDLVNQQSDSVNQHSDLMNKQSDLLNSQSELLNQQSDLVNQQSDSVNQHSDLMNKQSDLLNSQSELLNKQSDLVNQQSDLVNQHSDSVNQQSDLENQQLDLVNKQSDLENQQLDSLNKHLVLVNQQSDLLNMQSDSVNQHSDLVNKHSESVNQQSDLLNQQSDSVNQHSDLVNQQSDSVNQHSVTVNQQSDSVNQQSDSVNQHSDSVNQHSDLMNKQSDLLSQESELFNKHSDLVNQPSDLLNKQDSDSVNQHSDLVNLQSDLVNKQSELLNQQSDSLNKHLDLVNQQLDLVNKQSDLENQQLDLVNKQSDLLNQQSDSLNKHLVLVNQQSDLLNKQSDSVNQHSDLVNKHSESVNQQSDLLNQQSDSVNQHSDLVNQQSDSVNQHSDSVNQQSDSVNQHSDSVNQHSDLVNQLSDLMNKQSDLLSQQSELFNKHSDLVNQPSDLLNKQDSDSVNQHSDLVNQQSDLVNKQSELLNQQSDSLNKHLDLVNQQSDLLNKQSDSVNQHSDLVNQHSDSVNQVSDSVNRHSDSVNQHLDLVTQQSDLLNQQSDLVNQHSDLMNQHLDLVTQQSDLLNQQSDLVNQHSDLMNQHSDSVNQHSDLVTQQSDLLNHNSDLVNQQLDLLNQQSDSVNEHSDSVNQHSDSVNQQSDSVIQPSDSVYQQSDLVNKQSDLVNQQSDSKHQQSDSKHQQIDSVNQQSDLTNQQSDLVNQQSDSKHQQSDSVIQQSDSVYQQSDLVNKQSDLVNQQSDLTNQHSDLVNQQSDLVNQQSDSVNQQSDLMNQQSDLANQQSDLVIQQSDSVNQQSDSLPLNYIELDDTEEQQSTEKSLDGDEEKCDSSSGVDKTVSYLNESTQNNGRMQQNRNEWDHLEFIDAENVCYDGEKLQTDQKQEDENMQENTECQSKDSINRDTEKDFEDVDDNTSTESLVDDEMELYLNCLRNSQQSVFREGSVNGSFCKRPSVSRRRSMSLAMPSISESVDEDQQNSYLENLSSTEDITELERATLLLLEGNEPVVGCNVLWWKEFLSYDNISRIIGYSFLLILFFVAAHYYDFIACFALYLLTVYWLFRQGEEEMLKSSRKGERQF; translated from the exons ATGGAGTCTGTAGGAGTGCTGAGTGGCCCCGCCGGGTCCGGCACCAACTTTCTGAGTCTGCCGGCATCCTGCCCTTGGGACGAGGATGATGAATCTCTGGGTCTAGATGGAATCAGGCCCAAAACTTCACCCACACCGAGGCGGCGAAGTTCAGTGTCTTCCGACGACTACCAGCCTCCTCCTTCCAGCAGCCGGAGGGTGTCTTTTGCCGACGCTTTCGGTTTGAGTCTCGTCTCTGTAAAACAATTCGACTCCAGGGCGGTAAACGTACAGCCGGACACTCTAGAGAGTGACATGAATGAAGCTAAGCAGTATTACATGGTTCCCCTCTTCGCTCTTCCTCAGACCGGCGAGGAGCTTGACCTGCGGGTTCACGAGCAGAAGATAGAACTGGAGAATTTGGAGTTGCTTCCCGGGACCACGACCCTTCGAGGAGTTGTCCGTGTGCTAAACCTGAGTTTCGACAAGATGGTCAATGTACGAACTACGTTGAATTCATGGAGAAGTCATTTCGATCTGTTGGCCGAGTACGTTTCTGGGTCAAGCAATGGAGAGATGGATTGTTTCTCTTTCAAGCTCACGCTGATACCTCCGTTTGGAGAGGAGGGTGCAAGGGTTGAATTCTGTTTGCGATATGAAACATCTTTTGGCACTTTTTGGGCCAACAACAATGGGAAGAATTATGCTCTGTGTTTCTATGAAAAGACAAAGGAGAAAGCCCAAAATGAGAGTGAAAACAGAAGAAAAAGCTGTTTGAAAGGAACCAG CTCAAACTTCTCTGCTTTGAGTGCTGCAACAACAAATAATGAAGAATTTCCTG ataaaatattaaattctgGACAGGACACTGTCTCTGAATCTCAAAACTTTAATTCTGAGGAACACCAAAAGGAAAGCAAGGAATTACTG GTGGAAATAAGCAGAAATCGCAGTCGAAGGAACAGAAGAAAGGCTGCGCGGTTAGCAAAAGTCAAAGAGCACTTTGCTcggagagaagaggagaaacAAGGGACCAAGAAGACAAAAAGTGAAGTCACAGCTGAAACCAACATGCAGGATTATGAATTGCTGGTGAAGGAGCCATGCAGCCTTTCACAACAAACAACTGCTGGACCACCAACATGCAACCATATACCCTCAACAGATGAGTTTCTAAATCATGCTGAGCGTAGTGGAGATTCCTCTGTCACAGAACTAGAACAACATGTACAAGAAGCCGTAATCCAATGCGAGACAAATCCGTCCAAAGCACAGGCAAATTCATCCTTGGAAGATGACCAAACATTTTCAATCGATGCGCCTGTACCGGGACGCCAAAATACTGGCTTGTCCCCTGGCAAAGATGTTGAAAAGGCATGGAAGGACTTTGAGCAGGATGCTAAACAACGAATAATGAGCTCTGAAATGGATGAAGATTCAAAACGTAGTGAGGAGAAACCAGTACATAAGGAAAAAACTAGCCACTCAATGCCACAGTTATTTTCCCATAGCTATGCGTTTGGGACCATTGTAGCTCCGTTTTATCATCAGGTCTTTAAAAACATGGAAACTAAGAGGAGCGACTTAATTCAGAGAGCGTTTAAAGTAGACAGGACATTTAAGGAACTAGAAGATGGGGGTCTTAGAGCAGTCACGCCCCCTGAGAACGATCAAGCTCCTATGAGACAAAACACAGGAACTGGGCCTGAACAATGTGTATCTCAAACTCAAGAACAGATTACATCAGATGTGTCTATTGCAAATATTTCCAATGTGCCTTTCGTGCAAACTGAGGATTTGAACAATCTTCCCCAATCTCCAGAAGACCCCAAAATGCTTCAGACTTCAAGCATTAACTTGGATTTCTCTGATGATATATTACAGCCTGACTGTTCTGAGTTGAGATTAAACAatgaaaatcttattttttcAGCAGGAACAGATACTGAACCAGAAAGTGTGCATAAAATTATGAGCAATGCTTTGGAGAGCGGCCaaataagtgaaagtaaagaACAgattgaaaatacacaaaaatggGAAGTAGTTAAAAAAGAGGAAAAAGAAATGTGTGATATTTCAATGGACAAAAGGGTTGAGGAAGAAATCAAAAATCGAATGATGCCGATGGAGAGTCGGAAAGTAGAAGATCAAGATCAAGAGGAAGAAAAAGTTGCAGAAGAAGAACTGAGGCAAAACGAAAGAGCAATAAATAACATTGTAGATGAGCTAAAATACattgatgatgaagatgagatTGATATGGACACTGTGGAAATTAAGAAACAACAGAATCAGCATTTAAATTTTGCGAACAAGCAATCAGATTTCCTGAATCAACATTCAGATTTAGTGAACCAACAATCAGATTTACTGAATAAGCAAGATTCAGATTCAGTGAATCAGCAATCAGATTTGGTGAAACAGCATTCAGATTCAGCGAATCAGCATTCAGACTCAGTGAACCAGCAATCAAATTTACTAAATCATCAATCAGATTCATTGAATAAGCATTCGGATTTAGTGAACCAGCAATCAGATTTACTGAATAAGCAATCAGATTCAGTGAGTCAGCATTCGGATTTAGTGAACCAGCTATCAGATTCAGTTAATCAGCATTCAGATTCCGTGAATCAGCATTCAGATTCGGTGAATCAGCAATCAGATTCAGTGAATCAGCATTCGGATTTAATGAATCAGCATTCAGATTCGGTGAATCAGCAATCAGATTCAGTGAATCAGCATTCGGATTTAATGAATCAGCATTCGGATTCAGGGAACCAGCAATCGGATTCAGTGAACCAGCAATCAGCTTTACTGAATCTGCAATCAGATTCAGTAAACCAGCAATCAGATTCAGTGAACCAGCAATCAGATTTAGTGAACCAGCAATCAGATTCGGTGAATCAGCATTCAGATTCGGTGAATCAGCATTCAGATTCGGTGAATCAGCATTCAGATTCGGTGAATCAGAAATCAGATTCAGTGAATCAGCATTCGGATTTAATGAATCAGCATTCGGATTCAGGGTACCAGCAATCGGATTCAGGGAACCAGCAATCAGCTTTACTGAATCTGCAATCAGATTCAGTAAACCAGCAATCAGATTCAGTGAACCAGCAATCAGATTTAGTGAACCAGCAATCAGATTCGGTGAATCAGCATTCAGATTTAATGAACAAGCAATCAGATTTACTGAATTCGCAATCAGAATTATTAAATCAGCAATCTGATTTGGTGAATCAGCAATCAGATTCGGTGAATCAGCATTCAGATTTAATGAACAAGCAATCAGATTTACTGAATTCGCAATCAGAATTATTGAATAAGCAATCAGATTTGGTGAATCAGCAATCAGATTTGGTGAATCAGCATTCAGATTCAGTGAACCAGCAATCAGATTTAGAGAATCAGCAATTAGATTTAGTGAACAAACAATCAGATTTAGAGAATCAGCAATTAGATTCATTGAATAAGCATTTGGTTTTAGTGAACCAGCAATCTGATTTACTGAATATGCAATCAGATTCAGTGAATCAGCATTCGGATTTAGTGAATAAGCATTCAGAATCAGTGAACCAGCAATCAGATTTACTGAATCAGCAATCAGATTCAGTGAATCAGCATTCAGATTTAGTGAACCAGCAATCAGATTCAGTGAATCAGCATTCAGTTACAGTGAATCAGCAATCAGATTCAGTGAATCAGCAATCAGATTCAGTGAATCAGCATTCAGATTCGGTGAATCAGCATTCAGATTTAATGAACAAGCAATCAGATTTACTGAGTCAGGAATCAGAATTATTTAATAAGCATTCGGATTTGGTTAACCAACCATCAGATTTACTGAATAAGCAAGATTCAGATTCAGTGAATCAGCATTCAGATTTGGTGAATCTGCAATCAGATTTAGTGAACAAGCAATCAGAATTACTAAATCAGCAATCAGATTCATTGAATAAGCATTTGGATTTAGTGAACCAGCAATTAGATTTAGTGAACAAGCAATCAGATTTAGAGAATCAGCAATTAGATTTAGTGAACAAGCAATCAGATTTACTGAATCAGCAATCAGATTCATTGAATAAGCATTTGGTTTTAGTGAACCAGCAATCTGATTTACTGAATAAGCAATCAGATTCAGTGAATCAGCATTCGGATTTAGTGAATAAGCATTCAGAATCAGTGAACCAGCAATCAGATTTACTGAATCAGCAATCAGATTCAGTGAATCAGCATTCAGATTTAGTGAACCAGCAATCAGATTCAGTGAATCAGCATTCAGATTCAGTGAATCAGCAATCAGATTCAGTGAATCAGCATTCAGATTCAGTGAATCAGCATTCAGATTTGgtgaatcagctttcagatttAATGAACAAGCAATCAGATTTACTGAGTCAGCAATCAGAATTATTTAATAAGCATTCGGATTTGGTGAACCAACCATCAGATTTACTGAATAAGCAAGATTCAGATTCAGTGAATCAGCATTCAGATTTGGTGAATCAGCAATCAGATTTAGTGAACAAGCAATCAGAATTACTAAATCAGCAATCAGATTCATTGAATAAGCATTTGGATTTAGTGAACCAGCAATCAGATTTACTGAATAAGCAATCAGATTCGGTGAATCAGCATTCAGATTTGGTGAATCAGCATTCAGATTCGGTGAATCAGGTTTCAGATTCTGTGAATCGGCATTCAGATTCGGTAAATCAACATTTAGATTTAGTGACCCAGCAATCGGATTTACTGAATCAGCAATCAGATTTGGTAAATCAACATTCAGATTTAATGAATCAACATTTAGATTTAGTGACCCAGCAATCGGATTTACTGAATCAGCAATCAGATTTGGTAAATCAACATTCAGATTTAATGAATCAACATTCAGATTCGGTAAATCAACATTCAGATTTAGTGACCCAGCAATCAGATTTACTGAATCATAATTCAGATTTAGTAAACCAGCAATTAGATTTATTAAATCAGCAATCAGATTCAGTGAATGAGCATTCAGATTCAGTGAATCAGCATTCAGACTCAGTGAATCAGCAATCAGATTCAGTGATTCAGCCATCAGATTCAGTATATCAGCAATCTGATTTAGTGAATAAGCAATCAGATTTAGTGAATCAGCAATCAGATTCAAAGCATCAGCAATCAGATTCAAAGCATCAGCAAATAGATTCAGTGAATCAGCAATCAGATTTAACAAACCAGCAATCAGATTTAGTGAATCAGCAATCAGATTCAAAGCATCAGCAATCAGATTCAGTGATTCAGCAATCAGATTCAGTATATCAGCAATCTGATTTAGTGAATAAGCAATCAGATTTAGTGAATCAGCAATCAGATTTAACAAACCAGCATTCAGATTTAGTAAATCAGCAATCAGATTTAGTAAATCAGCAATCAGATTCAGTAAATCAGCAATCGGATTTAATGAATCAGCAATCAGATTTAGCAAACCAGCAATCAGATTTAGTGATTCAACAATCAGATTCAGTGAATCAGCAATCAGATTCATTACCACTAAATTATATTGAGTTAGACGATACAGAAGAGCAGCAGTCCACAGAAAAAAGCCTAGATGGTGATGAGGAAAAATGTGACTCCAGCAGTGGAGTGGACAAAACAGTTTCTTACTTGAATGAATCAACACAAAATAATGGACGTATGCAACAAAACAGAAATGAATGGGACCATCTAGAATTCATTGATGCAGAGAATGTGTGCTATGACGGTGAGAAACTACAGACTGATCAAAAACAAGAAGATGAGAATATGCAGGAAAACACAGAATGTCAGTCAAAAGACTCTATAAACAGAGACACTGAGAAGGATTTTGAAGATGTTGATGACAATACCTCCACAGAATCCCTGGTCGATGATGAGATGGAGCTCTACCTCAACTGCCTGAGGAATTCCCAACAGTCAGTATTCCGAGAGGGCTCGGTAAACGGAAGCTTCTGCAAAAGACCATCCGTGAGCAGAAGGAGGTCTATGTCCTTAGCCATGCCATCAATCTCTGAGTCTGTAGATGAAGACCAACAAAACAGTTACTTGGAAAATCTATCAAGCACAGAGGACATCACAGAGCTGGAGCGAGCTACGCTGCTTCTTTTGGAGGGAAATGAGCCTGTCGTTGGGTGTAATGTCTTATGGTGGAAAGAGTTTCTCTCTTACGATAACATTTCAAGAATTATTGGGTACAGTTTTCTGTTGATATTGTTTTTCGTTGCAGCGCATTATTATGACTTCATTGCATGTTTTGCCTTATATTTGCTCACGGTGTATTGGCTTTTCCGTCAAGGAGAAGAAGAAATGCTGAAAAGCTCTCGGAAAGGTGAAAGACAATTTTAG